A region of the Cucurbita pepo subsp. pepo cultivar mu-cu-16 chromosome LG14, ASM280686v2, whole genome shotgun sequence genome:
CTATGGGGAAGCTCGGCTTTGACGACTACATCGAGCCACTAACTATGTTCCTCAATCGATACCGTGAGTCGGAGAGTGATCGAGTTCGTACTGAGCCGATCTTGAGGCGCAATGTGGATTATGTGCCACAAGTGGGGATGATGCCACCATACGGGCAAGCGTTTCCACTGGGGCACACCTCGACAGGGATGTTCGATGCAATGGGCGGATATTATGGTGGAGGTAGGAGTGGCGGGACGAGCTCCGGAAACGGTAATCAGCTTTGATATGAGTTTGAAGTAGAATAGCAATTTGTAATCAAGGCTATgtaatgaataaatataagaaGTAAGAAGTGAACGTGACCCATTTGCATGATGAGAATATgtaaatttatgataaaattgtcgtttaattttgttaagtgtgttaaaatatcattttaaaacttaaatatacataaaaagTCCATTGATACATAgaacataattaataataataatttatttttgaaatataatatatattatactcGGGCTTAAGCGAATCAAATGTGGCCCATATCAATGGGCCGACAACTTAAATTCAGCCCAAACTATGTATCAATGGGCCGACTAACTTAAAATAAGCCCAAACTATGTATCAATGGGCCGACATAACTTAAATTAAGCCCAAACTATGCCACGTGGCCTTTTGAtgagatttaaaatttcaacctcagaaaataatataataatgatatatatttttaaatatttgtatttgctttaataataataatttttatttaattttagaattatttaaattcaaaactttgtttgaccattattttatattttgtattgaagttaattttgaaagcctagccaatttaagaaatgaacaCATATGGGTACATTAAATGtgattcattttatttatattttaaaatatattagttcatttaatttcataaaattatataaagttGGCTGCATTTTAACTTTATGgcataatattatataaatattattcttttatatttaccACCATACGAGGAGGTGAATCTTCCTATATCGACTTTAACTCAACGTTTTTATTCTGTGCTTCAAATGACCcaattagaatttttaaattagggctcgatttcgatttttttttacatgtgATAAAGATTTCCtaggtaaaataaaaattaagctttatcaactatttgttttttttaagtgtttttagaatcaaaagaaaattaaagaaaataaatttttaaaacttgtttttattcttaaataaaaataatggttatctaaaaataaataaaaattaagattaagaaattacaagaaaacaaacctaatctttcaaaataataataataataataataataaaataattaacaaaggTAATTTTACCGCTTTATTTAGGAATTTTTATATGACCCAATAATCcaattaacataaattaagttagatttaggttgaattttgttttttcaatttgagtaagatgaatttttaaaaaataaaatttgatttgattggttGATTTACATATTTTCGAGACCAAAAATAGAGTTATAATCTAACCTAATATTTCTCTACCTCtaaaatgattaataatatttcacattTGTATTGAATATTAATCGCCTTATAAatgtataatatttaaactttatgatattttagttattaacgtAACATGAATAAGTAgaattcttataaataattaaaaaaagaatttgacaacccaattgattaaaaaattaataataaactatgAGAAGATCAACCGACTTATACCCTTCTTCCAGTTTATACCCTTCTCGAACATTGACCAACTTCATCCACCACATactgttagatgaacacggatctcccacaatggtatgatattgtccactgtccactttgagcataagctctcgtgcctttgctttggacttctccaAAAGAACTTATATGAATAgggatagtattccttgattataaacccgtgatcattccctaaattagccaatgtgggactttcatccaacacataTCTCTTCCGCATCCATGGCCGCCACCGGCCCTCTCCACCCTGCAACCATCCCCTCCCATTCATCCCTCCCCAAATCATAAATCTTTCCCCGCATCCGATGGATAAGtagaatttttataaataattaaaaaaaaaaagaactctaGCAATCCAATTGGATTGTGAATTCTATTCGAGTTGTTCGGATCCCCAACCCAATCAATAGAAACCCTTGTCTCGACCCTTAGACCTAAGATTAGatatctcacatcggttggagaggagaatgaaacatcctttataagggtgtggaatctTTTTCtaacatacgcattttaaagccttgagaaaaaaccaaaaaaggacaaatatCAGATAGCGGTGGTCAgatagcggtgggcctggaccgttacaaatggtgtcagagccaaacaccggcgatgtgccagcaaggagattgttctccgaaggggggtagacacaaggcgatGTGCTAGTAAGAACGCtggctgggccctgaagggggtggattgtgatattcCACGTCGATTGGGGGGAGAAAAAcgacacacccttatagagggtgtggaaacctttccctaccAAAGggattttaaagccttgaggagaagcttgaAAGGCGATgggccagtaaggacgctcggccctgaagggggtgagATTGTGACATCCCATgacggttggggagaagaacgatacacccttataaagggtgttgaaacctttTCCTACCAAAGGAATTTAAAAGCtgagaagcctgaaaggaaaaccCAACCCAGAAACAACAATGGagaatcttccattttcaggAGCAGGAAGAAAACCAGAAGCACTGAATATCATTTCTAACATGTTCTTCTTGAATCATTTCATCCTCATCAGGGTGTTCAGCAACAACAGATATTGAAACAATTCAGAATCCCAAAGGAATGAAacttaatataataataataataataatgataatgataatTCAGAAGAATTCACATAACTTGCCTATCAGCAGCATCAGCAACAATGGGCAATCTAGGGACCTGCCCCAACAAGCAAGAAGATGACCcataaatcaaacaaatcaaaagaaacagaaacacaGTGCTATCCAAGCTCATCACCAAATCCAACCCCAATCCCCCTCTCGGATTGAAGCTCCTCTCCAGAAGATCGGGGAAAATCAAAAGCACATCAAGAACAATGGCTTGCATAATATTGAACCTAACATAGCGActgaaattagggtttctaaCCACGACGAAGTATAGAGTCAAAAACACCAGAAATCCGTTGAATGGAAAGCTCTTGAAAACTCGAATCGCAGGAACCAAGGGCTGAATCAGAACCTGAAAGGGAGCGTACTGAGTGATAACGTACTTGCCGTACTGGACGCCGTCGAAGAACGGGTAGAAGTAGCAGATGGCAGAGATGAGGCGGTCGGGGCCGTCGGCGGTGTTGTTGTCGCGGTCGCCGGAGGATCGGACGGTGAGGATGCGTCGTCGTCGCCGTCGTCGTAGAGTGGTGAAATTGATTTGGTTAGTGAGGGTTGTTGTTGCCGTAGTTCTAGGGTttgagagagagggaaatggCGAggggaagaaggaagaatggAGGGTTTTGGGGGAGAGATTTAAGATAAGCGTCGCCATGGATGAGAGCTTGAAGCCTAAAGAAATGGAATTGAATCGTGTGGATTTTGGAGGCTCCCCCATCCATCGCTTTTATACCATTTCCCTTCTtcaaacacaaataaatatctcaaatttcaACCCTCGTTAAAATATCAATCAAAATAAACTCATTTTCGCTAAATTATCCTTTTTACTCCTTATAGTcctaaatacaattttttttttaatattttaatatttttgagcTCGGGTCACGCATTAGGTTGAACCGAAACGGGTagtaaccctattttcaggacccgaccaaaaaaaatgtcaacctacAAATCGAATAAAATTGTGAGTTTtgcaaaaattcaacccaacccaagaaaaaaaaaaaaaaacgtgtaataacccaagtcaaccactagtaaatattgtctatcttctttggcctattacatatcatcgttggtctcacgattttaaaactcgttttctgggagagatttccacactcttgtaaacAATGCTTGgttccttctccaactgatatagGACCTCACAATTTTCACTTCCTTAGGGGTCAgggttctcgttggcacatcgcccggtgtctggctctaataccatttgtaacagctccaAACCCACCGGCTCGCCAAAGGGGCAAAGCTCACacgtttataaaaaattatgaagaatgattcgttcctctctccaaccaacgtgggatctcataaaaCATTGGGTAGTCCAACTTGGTCAGATTATCAGGCCATATGAACACTCTTAGTGCTCATCGTCCTAAAGGGGCAAAGCTATCCTAGTTCTCTAATCAAAATTTGTCGATCATTCCGAAAAAATGTGAACGATTTAACAGCTTAAGCTAATGGGTGACAACAATTGGCATGAATATGCTAGAATCCAGCCTGCAACCAAATTCATCAAAAACTAGCTCTTCCAAAACCGGTATGTATGATAGGTCATTGAAAACAATGCAAGAAAAACAGCATTTTACCTTGTCAAACCGTTCGTTCGTGTTCCTCCCAATCAAATGAACAAAGTTCTGTTGTGACGCTTCCAGAATCTAAgtaggaaaagagaaaaaagaacttCTAATCCAACTTTGATGATGATCAGAAGAGACAGCAACCAGTTTGTGCAATCCCTGTGGCTGCAGAAACAGGATATGTCGGTGTTTCAGCGTGTCCATCATTCCTAAGCAACTTCAAATAGATGAATATCcaagagaaacaaaactaTAAGTTCAAAAGGACTGTACACAGACAAGATATATGCTGATATGAACTTCAAACACAGAATATTATGGAATTTGAAACAGCCCCACGACTGTCCCTTGCCTTTTTGTTGAGGATAGTAATCCCACGTtaactcactcccaacaatcctcaacaatcttcccctcgaacaaagtacactataagcctcctctgaggcttatggagctctcaaacagcctccccttaattgaggctcaactcctttctctggagccctcaaacaaagtacaccctttgttcgacactttagagACTCACaatctttgttcgatatttgaggattctattgtcatggctaagtttagggcatgactctgataccatgttagatgaacatgactctccacaatggtatgatattgtccaccttgagcataaactctcatggctttgctttgtgcttacccaaaaggcctcataccaatggagatgtattcctttacttataaacccatggtcattccctaaattagccaacgtaggacgggactcactcccaacaatcctcaacattatcatatcctcgctagcacactgcccggtgtctggctctataccatttgtaacagccccaagcccaccgctaggaatagttttccctttcggacttcctctcaaggattttaaaacgcgtctactagtgagaggtttctacacccttacaatgttcccctctccaaccagacgtgggatttcacagaAACTCATCCATCTTAAGAAATCTCCATcttccatcatcatcatcatcagaaGGATATGCAGAATATCTGTAAAAGGTTCGTCCATaagccctcaaacaaaacCTCCTAAGTTCTAGTTCagatatcaataaaattacCAAAGATCTCCACAAGAGCCAAGGCCAATGCTTATTTCCTCTATCAAATCTCCAAAGGCCAAGGCCAATTACAGGATTTCTCTCGGGCATCCATACTAAACTAATAAAACACCATCGTAATAAGACATCTTATGAACATTGAATAAATGAGTGCATTGAAGTACAAGAATTGAGAGAACAACTAAAAATTACTTATGCAGCTGATCATCATGTTGTCTGCTTCAACGGGATCATAAAACCTTCAAAATTATTGCTCATTCTAACCCAAAACCTACTTGAATTATGAACCGAACCATAGAAAAAGTAAGAGAGAATCTGGATTTTATCAAACCTAAAACctataaaagtttgaaaagaaCTTTCAATTAAGTAAAGAACACTCTAACCTAACTTCAATCCCTCTCttgaaaaaagacaaaatgaaGCACAAATTCTACATCCGTAGTGAAACAGAGGCAAACAGTAGCGCAACCAAGAACAGTAATCGAATTCACAGAAGAACTTCAAGCATTTCTCCCCTTACCTCATTACAGTAGCAGCAACAACCTTCTAGTTTTCGCCTCGCCGCCCATCCAACTCCAAGGGGAAGCCACTAATACTCCCTTTtatgctaaattaataaataaataaaaaactttattccaaaaaaaaaatattaaaaaaatagttttacaattaatttggaaacaaaaatgattttaaacttttaaaaatttaaataatattttaaacttttattaaaattttaaaattttaaatatctttaattttttttaaaaaaaattcgaaatAGATAAAACTATTAGTAgaacgtttcaaaaatatccataaattttcaaaaacatgtttggGACAATCTATGAGGAATAGT
Encoded here:
- the LOC111810811 gene encoding protein TIC 20-v, chloroplastic; protein product: MGEPPKSTRFNSISLGFKLSSMATLILNLSPKTLHSSFFPSPFPSLSNPRTTATTTLTNQINFTTLRRRRRRRILTVRSSGDRDNNTADGPDRLISAICYFYPFFDGVQYGKYVITQYAPFQVLIQPLVPAIRVFKSFPFNGFLVFLTLYFVVVRNPNFSRYVRFNIMQAIVLDVLLIFPDLLERSFNPRGGLGLDLVMSLDSTVFLFLLICLIYGSSSCLLGQVPRLPIVADAADRQVM